Proteins encoded together in one Epinephelus moara isolate mb chromosome 2, YSFRI_EMoa_1.0, whole genome shotgun sequence window:
- the LOC126405497 gene encoding gap junction delta-2 protein, whose amino-acid sequence MGEWTILERLLEAAVQQHSTMIGRILLTVVVIFRILIVAIVGETVYEDEQTMFICNTLQPGCNQACYDKAFPISHIRYWVFQIILVCTPSLCFITYSVHQSAKQKDRRYSFLYPIMERDYGGRDGARKLRNINGILVQHGGDGGGGKEEPDCLEVKEIPNAPRGLTHGKSSKVRRQEGISRFYIIQVVFRNALEIGFLAGQYFLYGFSVPGIFECDRYPCLKEVECYVSRPTEKTVFLVFMFAVSGICVVLNLAELNHLGWRKIKAAIRGVQARRKSICEIRKKDMAHLSQPPNLGRTQSSESAYV is encoded by the exons ATGGGAGAATGGACCATCCTAGAGCGCCTCCTAGAGGCCGCTGTGCAGCAGCACTCTACTATGATCGGAAG GATCCTGCTGACAGTAGTGGTGATCTTCCGTATCCTGATCGTCGCCATCGTGGGTGAGACCGTGTACGAGGATGAGCAAACCATGTTCATTTGCAACACTCTGCAGCCAGGTTGCAATCAGGCCTGCTATGACAAGGCCTTCCCCATTTCCCACATTCGCTACTGGGTCTTCCAGATCATACTGGTGTGCACGCCCAGCCTCTGCTTCATCACCTACTCCGTCCACCAGTCGGCCAAGCAGAAAGACCGGCGCTACTCTTTTCTCTATCCCATAATGGAGAGGGACTACGGGGGAAGAGACGGGGCGCGGAAGCTCCGCAACATTAATGGAATTCTAGTGCAACATGGCGGTGATGGTGGAGGAGGGAAAGAAGAACCAGACTGCCTGGAGGTGAAGGAGATCCCCAACGCCCCGCGGGGCCTCACCCACGGGAAGAGCTCCAAGGTTCGCCGGCAAGAAGGGATCTCCCGCTTTTACATCATTCAGGTGGTGTTCAGAAACGCACTGGAGATTGGCTTCTTGGCAGGCCAATACTTCCTTTACGGCTTTAGTGTGCCTGGGATTTTCGAGTGTGACCGCTACCCATGTCTGAAGGAGGTGGAGTGCTACGTGTCCCGTCCCACAGAAAAAACGGTTTTCCTGGTGTTCATGTTTGCGGTGAGTGGCATCTGCGTGGTGCTCAACCTGGCCGAGCTCAACCATCTGGGCTGGCGCAAGATCAAGGCCGCCATCAGGGGCGTCCAGGCCCGCAGGAAGTCTATCTGTGAGATCAGGAAGAAGGACATGGCGCATCTGTCCCAGCCGCCCAACCTGGGACGCACGCAGTCCAGCGAATCAGCCTACGTCTGA